One genomic segment of Arachis duranensis cultivar V14167 chromosome 4, aradu.V14167.gnm2.J7QH, whole genome shotgun sequence includes these proteins:
- the LOC107486709 gene encoding protein FAR1-RELATED SEQUENCE 7-like gives MKEVLGSWIEGAFADEAVLERVSERLRDVAFEEEIVQDMGMEDDEVEVGGGQQSIENGMEAAEVVTITADDFLRMEFNNPKEAARIYEEYSRVKGFAVRQGKKIKNKRGEFVQITYLCNREGFRDKKWLEKQDRKREHKVVTRCGCPAEMRIKPRIGTGKWFVARFVDEHNHDLLPQKFVEYLPAHRKISDVDIAHMDSLRQVGISIPKIYKSIAAQAGGFNRVSFTKRDMYNEVRRQRSLQNGDVNAALSQEDFRLFGDVLAFDATYGRNEYNLSVVVFSGVNNHNQTCVFATAMVSSETQSSYVWVLRKFLECMDGRAPKAIITDGDRSMRVAIQEVFPDAHHRLCAWHLLKNATSNVCMPRFTSLFRHCMLADIEVEEFELQWEAMVSECGVKDHEWVKDLYSKKLLWATTYIRGRFFAGIRTTSRCESLHAKLGRFVESRYGILEFITNFQRCVEFLRDNEDELEFRSSYGTPVIQTEFPELEKSGAMNFTREIFARYRESLKRCVRVTVLGCIESEGTCTYVTQKYRRPEKRWNVTHHGMSDTFVCTCLRMESFGIPCVQILAMLVRLDIGSLPKSLVLQRWSKAAKVEMSGVNQVNDMEALYRNRVGAFLQHCKRFARVACQSKENFKVYTEKVVEDTLRLEMMNGDAGDGAGSGHAAQGVRDPIGVRTKGTGRANEPFGSRAVKRRKCSTCRCLRHRRTHCPNGPRVTTSYTEQNTVPSQHMPNRDPTVSYAGNGSNNRRRRVG, from the exons ATGAAAGAGGTGCTTGGGTCCTGGATCGAAGGCGCATTTGCAGATGAGGCGGTATTGGAGAGAGTGAGTGAAAGGCTGAGGGACGTTGCCTTCGAAGAG GAAATAGTACAAGACATGGGAATGGAAGATGATGAGGTTGAAGTAGGGGGAGGACAGCAAAGTATTGAGAATGGAATGGAGGCGGCTGAAGTTGTGACAATAACAGCTGATGATTTTTTGCGAATGGAGTTTAACAATCCTAAGGAAGCTGCTCGTATATATGAAGAGTACAGCCGGGTGAAGGGTTTTGCTGTTCGACAAGGTAAGAAGATAAAAAACAAGAGAGGAGAATTTGTGCAGATAACGTATTTGTGCAATAGAGAAGGTTTTCGGGACAAGAAATGGTTAGAAAAGCAGGATCGCAAAAGAGAGCACAAGGTTGTCACCCGTTGTGGGTGTCCTGCCGAGATGCGGATAAAGCCAAGGATTGGCACGGGAAAGTGGTTTGTGGCACGTTTTGTAGATGAGCATAACCATGATCTTTTGCCTCAAAAGTTTGTGGAGTACTTGCCTGCGCACAGGAAGATTTCGGATGTTGACATAGCGCACATGGATAGCCTGCGACAAGTGGGAATTTCAATCCCGAAAATATACAAGTCAATAGCAGCACAAGCTGGGGGTTTCAACCGCGTATCATTCACCAAGCGAGACATGTACAACGAGGTTAGGCGACAACGATCCTTGCAGAATGGTGATGTGAATGCAGCACTAAG TCAGGAGGATTTCAGATTATTCGGTGATGTTCTTGCCTTTGATGCTACCTATGGACGAAACGAATACAATCTTTCAGTTGTTGTTTTCTCTGGGGTTAACAATCACAACCAGACTTGTGTTTTTGCAACCGCAATGGTATCAAGTGAAACACAATCTTCGTATGTATGGGTTCTAAGAAAGTTTCTTGAATGTATGGATGGCAGAGCTCCGAAGGCCATAATAACTGACGGGGATAGATCAATGCGAGTAGCTATCCAGGAGGTCTTTCCCGATGCTCATCACAGGCTTTGCGCATGGCACCTACTGAAAAATGCTACTTCCAATGTATGTATGCCGAGGTTCACATCCTTGTTTAGGCACTGCATGCTAGCAGACATAGAGGTGGAGGAGTTTGAGTTGCAGTGGGAAGCGATGGTGAGTGAGTGTGGCGTGAAGGATCATGagtgggtgaaggatttatACTCGAAGAAATTGCTTTGGGCAACAACTTACATACGTGGAAGGTTCTTTGCTGGCATTAGGACGACTTCCCGATGCGAATCATTGCATGCGAAGCTTGGGCGGTTTGTGGAGAGCAGGTACGGGATTCTTGAATTCATAACCAATTTCCAACGGTGTGTGGAATTCCTCAGAGACAACGAAGATGAGCTCGAGTTTCGATCATCATATGGGACTCCTGTAATCCAAACAGAGTTTCCCGAGTTGGAAAAGTCAGGTGCAATGAATTTCACACGTGAGATTTTTGCAAGATACCGGGAGTCATTGAAGAGGTGTGTGCGTGTTACAGTGTTAGGGTGCATAGAATCGGAAGGCACATGCACATACGTGACTCAGAAATATAGGAGGCCAGAGAAGAGGTGGAACGTGACTCACCATGGAATGTCTGACACTTTTGTATGCACTTGCTTAAGGATGGAATCTTTCGGAATTCCTTGCGTCCAAATACTTGCAATGCTTGTCCGATTAGACATTGGGTCCCTCCCGAAGAGCCTGGTGCTGCAACGATGGTCGAAGGCAGCCAAGGTTGAGATGTCTGGGGTTAATCAAGTCAACGACATGGAAGCGCTTTATCGTAACCGTGTTGGTGCTTTCTTGCAACATTGCAAAAGGTTCGCTCGGGTTGCTTGTCAGAGTAAAGAGAACTTCAAGGTGTACACAGAGAAAGTGGTGGAGGACACACTGAGGCTAGAAATGATGAATGGAGATGCTGGTGATGGTGCAGGGAGTGGTCATGCGGCGCAGGGGGTTAGAGATCCAATTGGTGTTCGCACAAAGGGGACCGGGCGAGCTAATGAACCGTTTGGATCAAGGGCTGTCAAGCGGAGGAAGTGTAGCACATGCCGTTGTTTGCGACATAGACGTACTCATTGTCCCAATGGGCCACGAGTAACAACTTCATATACAGAGCAGAACACCGTGCCAAGTCAGCATATGCCTAATAGAGACCCAACG GTGTCATATGCTGGCAATGGAAGCAACAACCGTCGAAGGAGAGTTGGCTAA